One window from the genome of Bacillus rossius redtenbacheri isolate Brsri chromosome 12, Brsri_v3, whole genome shotgun sequence encodes:
- the LOC134537777 gene encoding serine/arginine repetitive matrix protein 1-like isoform X1, with translation MKSSTLIYLISIAKQRIRVPQALGSRDGGSQSQRSNGRHHAAQAEQRLHHAGDRPVPQPQPPGGPEGNGRRLTLAELRSMGLVSRRHRRYQVNTLPPQPRLLLSVTVKPRRRSPGRTASATRHPRGTPRRESRRRHFRSTSPRRHSRRRTFGNTSPRRESRRRHFRSTSPRRHSRRRHFRSTSPRRHSRRRTFGNTSPRRESRRRHFRSTSPRRHSRRRTFGNTSPRRESRRRHFRSTSPRRHSRRRHFRSTSPRRHSRRRTFGNTSPRRESRRRHFRSTSPRRESRRRHFRSTSPRRESRRRHFRSTSPRRHYMRRIFRNTSPRRESRRRHFRSTSPRRESRRRHFRSTSPRRESRRRHFRSTSPRRESRRRHFRSTSPRRHYMRRTFRNTSPRRESRRRHFRSTSPRRESRRRHFRSTSPGRHSRRRSRSTKPPRRYSRRRSRSIMSQMRYLWRRFRSAISFRRSSASRRCSRRWSSVEERYTRSGRSTRVRTPSKTRVYVLRGPES, from the exons ATGAAGTCTTCAACTCTCATTTATCTGATATCCATTGCCAaacaaag aaTCCGCGTTCCCCAGGCACTTGGGTCGCGAGATGGCGGCAGCCAATCCCAAAGAAGTAATGGACGCCATCACGCTGCTCAGGCGGAGCAGAGGCTCCACCACGCAGGAGATCGCCCGGTTCCTCAGCCGCAACCACCTGGTGGCCCCGAGGGCAACGGCCGACGCCTGACGCTGGCAGAGCTGCGCTCCATGGGCCTCGTGAGCCGCAGACACCGCCGCTACCAGGTCAACACGCTGCCCCCGCAGCCGCGCCTGCTGCTCTCGGTGACAGTCAAGCCGAGGAGACGGTCTCCCGGGCGCACTGCTTCTGCCACGAGACATCCCAGGGGGACTCCGAGGAGAGAGTCCAGGAGGAGGCACTTCAGGAGCACTTCTCCAAGGAGACATTCCAGGAGGAGGACCTTCGGGAACACTTCTCCAAGGAGAGAGTCCAGGAGGAGGCACTTCAGGAGCACGTCTCCAAGGAGACATTCCAGGAGGAGGCACTTCAGGAGCACGTCTCCAAGGAGACATTCCAGGAGAAGGACCTTCGGGAACACTTCTCCAAGGAGAGAGTCCAGGAGGAGGCACTTCAGGAGCACGTCTCCAAGGAGACATTCCAGGAGGAGGACCTTCGGGAACACTTCTCCAAGGAGAGAGTCCAGGAGGAGGCACTTCAGGAGCACGTCTCCAAGGAGACATTCCAGGAGGAGGCACTTCAGGAGCACGTCTCCAAGGAGACATTCCAGGAGGAGGACCTTCGGGAACACTTCTCCAAGGAGAGAGTCCAGGAGGAGGCACTTCAGGAGCACTTCTCCAAGGAGAGAGTCCAGGAGGAGGCACTTCAGGAGCACTTCTCCAAGGAGAGAGTCCAGGAGGAGGCACTTCAGGAGCACTTCTCCAAGGAGACATTACATGAGGAGGATCTTCAGGAACACTTCTCCAAGGAGAGAGTCCAGGAGGAGGCACTTCAGGAGCACTTCTCCAAGGAGAGAGTCCAGGAGGAGGCACTTCAGGAGCACTTCTCCAAGGAGAGAGTCCAGGAGGAGGCACTTCAGGAGCACGTCTCCAAGGAGAGAGTCCAGGAGGAGGCACTTCAGGAGCACTTCTCCAAGGAGACATTACATGAGGAGGACCTTCAGGAACACTTCTCCAAGGAGAGAGTCCAGGAGGAGGCACTTCAGGAGCACTTCTCCAAGGAGAGAGTCCAGGAGGAGGCACTTCAGGAGCACGTCTCCAGGGAGACATTCCAGGAGGAGGTCCAGGAGCACAAAACCTCCAAGGAGGTATTCCAGGAGAAGGTCCAGGAGCATAATGTCTCAAATGAGGTATTTATGGAGGAGGTTCAGGAGCGCCATTTCTTTCAGAAGAAGCTCTGCAAGCAGGCGCTGCAGTAGAAGGTGGAGTTCCGTCGAGGAACGCTACACGAGGAGCGGCAGGAGCACAAGGGTGAGGACACCCTCCAAGACGCGCGTGTACGTGCTCAGGGGACCGGAGTCGTGA
- the LOC134537777 gene encoding protein SON-like isoform X2 — MGLVSRRHRRYQVNTLPPQPRLLLSVTVKPRRRSPGRTASATRHPRGTPRRESRRRHFRSTSPRRHSRRRTFGNTSPRRESRRRHFRSTSPRRHSRRRHFRSTSPRRHSRRRTFGNTSPRRESRRRHFRSTSPRRHSRRRTFGNTSPRRESRRRHFRSTSPRRHSRRRHFRSTSPRRHSRRRTFGNTSPRRESRRRHFRSTSPRRESRRRHFRSTSPRRESRRRHFRSTSPRRHYMRRIFRNTSPRRESRRRHFRSTSPRRESRRRHFRSTSPRRESRRRHFRSTSPRRESRRRHFRSTSPRRHYMRRTFRNTSPRRESRRRHFRSTSPRRESRRRHFRSTSPGRHSRRRSRSTKPPRRYSRRRSRSIMSQMRYLWRRFRSAISFRRSSASRRCSRRWSSVEERYTRSGRSTRVRTPSKTRVYVLRGPES, encoded by the coding sequence ATGGGCCTCGTGAGCCGCAGACACCGCCGCTACCAGGTCAACACGCTGCCCCCGCAGCCGCGCCTGCTGCTCTCGGTGACAGTCAAGCCGAGGAGACGGTCTCCCGGGCGCACTGCTTCTGCCACGAGACATCCCAGGGGGACTCCGAGGAGAGAGTCCAGGAGGAGGCACTTCAGGAGCACTTCTCCAAGGAGACATTCCAGGAGGAGGACCTTCGGGAACACTTCTCCAAGGAGAGAGTCCAGGAGGAGGCACTTCAGGAGCACGTCTCCAAGGAGACATTCCAGGAGGAGGCACTTCAGGAGCACGTCTCCAAGGAGACATTCCAGGAGAAGGACCTTCGGGAACACTTCTCCAAGGAGAGAGTCCAGGAGGAGGCACTTCAGGAGCACGTCTCCAAGGAGACATTCCAGGAGGAGGACCTTCGGGAACACTTCTCCAAGGAGAGAGTCCAGGAGGAGGCACTTCAGGAGCACGTCTCCAAGGAGACATTCCAGGAGGAGGCACTTCAGGAGCACGTCTCCAAGGAGACATTCCAGGAGGAGGACCTTCGGGAACACTTCTCCAAGGAGAGAGTCCAGGAGGAGGCACTTCAGGAGCACTTCTCCAAGGAGAGAGTCCAGGAGGAGGCACTTCAGGAGCACTTCTCCAAGGAGAGAGTCCAGGAGGAGGCACTTCAGGAGCACTTCTCCAAGGAGACATTACATGAGGAGGATCTTCAGGAACACTTCTCCAAGGAGAGAGTCCAGGAGGAGGCACTTCAGGAGCACTTCTCCAAGGAGAGAGTCCAGGAGGAGGCACTTCAGGAGCACTTCTCCAAGGAGAGAGTCCAGGAGGAGGCACTTCAGGAGCACGTCTCCAAGGAGAGAGTCCAGGAGGAGGCACTTCAGGAGCACTTCTCCAAGGAGACATTACATGAGGAGGACCTTCAGGAACACTTCTCCAAGGAGAGAGTCCAGGAGGAGGCACTTCAGGAGCACTTCTCCAAGGAGAGAGTCCAGGAGGAGGCACTTCAGGAGCACGTCTCCAGGGAGACATTCCAGGAGGAGGTCCAGGAGCACAAAACCTCCAAGGAGGTATTCCAGGAGAAGGTCCAGGAGCATAATGTCTCAAATGAGGTATTTATGGAGGAGGTTCAGGAGCGCCATTTCTTTCAGAAGAAGCTCTGCAAGCAGGCGCTGCAGTAGAAGGTGGAGTTCCGTCGAGGAACGCTACACGAGGAGCGGCAGGAGCACAAGGGTGAGGACACCCTCCAAGACGCGCGTGTACGTGCTCAGGGGACCGGAGTCGTGA